Proteins encoded by one window of Streptomyces uncialis:
- a CDS encoding LysR substrate-binding domain-containing protein: MAGKPGALRAGAVSRGKQPSIAQLRAFAAVAEHLHFRDAAAAIGMSQPALSGAVSALEDVLGVQLLERTTRKVLLSPAGERLAWRAKGVLDAVGDLLEEAAAVRAPFTGTLRLGVIPTVAPYLLPTVLRLAHDTYPSLELEVHEEQTASLVDGLTGGRLDLLLLAVPLGVPGVTELPLFEEDFVLVTPAEHELAGREGIARDALRGLDLLLLDEGHCLRDQALEVCRHAGRADGPVTTTAAGLSTLVQLVAGGLGVTLLPRTAVPVETARDVRLRTGRFAEPAPSRRVALVMRTGAARGAEYGELAHALRERLAGLPVRVLR; this comes from the coding sequence CCGGGCCTTCGCCGCGGTCGCCGAGCATCTGCACTTCCGGGACGCGGCGGCGGCCATCGGGATGAGCCAGCCCGCGCTGTCCGGCGCGGTCTCCGCGCTGGAGGACGTGCTCGGGGTCCAGCTCCTCGAACGCACCACCCGCAAGGTGCTGCTCTCGCCCGCCGGGGAACGGCTCGCCTGGCGTGCCAAGGGCGTGCTGGACGCGGTCGGTGACCTCCTGGAGGAGGCCGCGGCCGTCCGCGCGCCGTTCACCGGGACACTGCGGCTCGGGGTGATCCCCACGGTCGCGCCCTATCTGCTGCCGACGGTGCTGCGGCTCGCCCACGACACCTATCCGTCGCTGGAGCTGGAGGTCCACGAGGAGCAGACGGCCTCCCTCGTCGACGGACTCACCGGCGGACGGCTCGACCTGCTGCTGCTCGCGGTGCCGCTCGGGGTGCCCGGGGTGACCGAGCTGCCCCTCTTCGAGGAGGACTTCGTGCTCGTCACCCCGGCCGAGCACGAGCTCGCGGGGCGCGAGGGGATCGCCCGGGACGCGCTGCGCGGGCTCGATCTGCTGCTGCTCGACGAGGGCCACTGTCTGCGGGACCAGGCGCTGGAGGTGTGCCGGCACGCGGGGCGGGCGGACGGTCCGGTGACGACGACCGCCGCCGGGCTGTCGACCCTGGTCCAGCTGGTCGCCGGGGGGCTGGGGGTCACGCTGCTGCCGCGGACGGCGGTGCCGGTGGAGACCGCGCGGGACGTGCGGCTGCGGACGGGGCGGTTCGCGGAGCCGGCGCCCAGCCGGCGGGTCGCGCTGGTGATGCGGACGGGGGCCGCGCGGGGTGCCGAGTACGGCGAGCTGGCGCACGCGTTGCGCGAACGCCTCGCGGGACTGCCGGTCCGGGTCCTCCGTTAG